Within Desulfolithobacter dissulfuricans, the genomic segment AAACAAATCCGCGGGCTCCATGATCGATTAATTCGGGTATGCCGCCCCGATTCGATCCGATCACCGGTTTGCCCGCCGCGAAAGCCTGAAAAATCACGTAAGGAAAATTTTCATGCCAGCGTGATGGCACCACGACAAACCGGCAGCAACTCAGCCATCCACTCAGATCGTCACCCCATTTTGGCCCAAGAAAACTGACATTGGTCAATCCAAGCTCCGCCGCCCGCGATTCAAGTGATTCACGATCCGGACCTTCACCGATGATTACCACGGGCAATTCCCGAAACCGGGCCGCAGCCTCAAGTAGCACATCCACACCTTTTTCATCGATCAACCGGCCAAAATAGAGGGCATAATCCCCCAACGGGCCACGCAGGCTGTTTTTCGTAATATCGAATGGGTTTCGTAGCATCTTCCATCGGAAAGATTCTTTGCCCCAAAACTCCTCAGTTCTATGCGCCATAAACTCACTAGCAAACAAAAAAGTATGTACATTTTTGCGATAGATATTCATCCAATTATGTGCATAGGCCTCCATAGCACTGGCAACACTGTAAGCAATAGATCCGTGACAACAATTATTAATAATGGCGCGATAAAAACTACCTTCTTTGCAATCTTCACAAACACGCCCGTGATGATAGAGCTTGTAATT encodes:
- a CDS encoding glycosyltransferase family 4 protein; amino-acid sequence: MLLSHNNFDIAGGAEVFYHEVGRVLKAQGHQVAYLSAMNNAIETEWRSYFPSVAAYSTGGVLAKAINFPRMIYNRRAKESMARLIEDFNPDIIHAFAIYVQLTPAILDAAREAGVPVVLSCNDYKHICPNYKLYHHGRVCEDCKEGSFYRAIINNCCHGSIAYSVASAMEAYAHNWMNIYRKNVHTFLFASEFMAHRTEEFWGKESFRWKMLRNPFDITKNSLRGPLGDYALYFGRLIDEKGVDVLLEAAARFRELPVVIIGEGPDRESLESRAAELGLTNVSFLGPKWGDDLSGWLSCCRFVVVPSRWHENFPYVIFQAFAAGKPVIGSNRGGIPELIDHGARGFVYEASSPEALATAMRKLGNGKDDVVKDMGRRARSYVEEEFNDKRFYERLMGIYEGVLR